One genomic region from Halobaculum sp. XH14 encodes:
- a CDS encoding metallophosphoesterase family protein, which yields MSTQQFLVMGDNHGNTEALRRVAAETEDERFDFIIHVGDFTNAHNEGEDAGVEQLQAVEPYLETLANRAENGLLYVYGNRDYYGELEYDLSVGTHIPSDDVVTVGGQQFTQDPEAVSSDGILVTHWEETGMIDHFPGRAYFCGHTHTGRYKERMLNSAFLYRDDSKADSAIYGGYFVVTVEDEPPFDIDLRNIGRLDTTVCQQHQERGILIGPDYHSCMYCWQPILLMREMASAAFYGVTTETNRDFAAEDELIEYAIGLWESPPPGFQEEFAEYLSSDRPDPLGPLVRNDDGKFVRWD from the coding sequence ATGTCGACACAACAGTTCCTCGTAATGGGGGATAATCACGGAAATACAGAAGCTCTGAGACGGGTAGCTGCTGAAACGGAAGATGAACGTTTCGACTTCATCATTCACGTGGGAGACTTCACAAATGCTCATAACGAAGGGGAAGATGCCGGTGTTGAACAGCTCCAAGCTGTAGAGCCATATCTTGAAACCCTCGCTAACCGCGCTGAAAACGGGCTTCTCTACGTCTATGGCAATCGAGATTACTACGGCGAGCTTGAATACGATCTGAGCGTTGGGACGCATATCCCCTCGGACGACGTCGTCACGGTTGGCGGGCAACAGTTCACCCAAGACCCGGAAGCGGTATCGAGCGACGGAATACTCGTCACTCATTGGGAAGAGACGGGAATGATTGACCATTTTCCCGGTCGTGCCTACTTCTGTGGCCATACGCATACGGGCCGATACAAGGAGCGGATGCTCAACTCGGCGTTTCTGTACCGTGACGACTCAAAGGCCGATTCAGCTATCTATGGTGGCTATTTCGTGGTGACCGTTGAGGACGAACCCCCGTTCGACATTGACCTCCGAAATATTGGGCGACTCGATACTACTGTCTGTCAACAACACCAGGAACGAGGGATTCTAATCGGCCCAGACTACCACAGCTGTATGTATTGCTGGCAGCCAATTCTACTGATGCGAGAGATGGCGAGCGCAGCGTTCTATGGTGTTACCACGGAGACGAATCGAGATTTCGCAGCAGAGGATGAACTGATTGAGTACGCAATCGGGCTATGGGAGTCTCCACCACCTGGATTTCAGGAGGAATTCGCTGAGTATCTATCAAGTGATCGGCCTGATCCACTCGGACCGCTCGTTCGGAATGATGACGGGAAATTCGTGCGTTGGGATTGA
- a CDS encoding ArdC-like ssDNA-binding domain-containing protein → MLSSANSRVSFGDSDTRHDQMHSTIEQWIDDLVAGVDDAQASAEFQEWLDVQSRFHDYSYRNTLLIKRQCPEASRVAGYRTWQEEFDRHVTEGESAIWIWAPIITKQCPECENSPSYHEDSDCEYDETPPEEWSEGLVGFKPAPVFDVSQTEGEPLPDLDTEATGDTGDLVEQLTAAADDLGVTVRIVPAEEWTHGEAKGICEQLSLVDVQPLVEVRDRENEADLARTLIHEYAHALLHFDIDDDTERAKREVEAEAVAYVVGRYCGLDTSGSAFYLAAWESDDSEVVRDRLGRISRTAEELIDVLEG, encoded by the coding sequence ATGTTATCGAGTGCCAATTCGCGGGTTAGCTTCGGTGATTCGGATACCCGACACGATCAGATGCATAGTACCATCGAACAGTGGATCGACGACCTCGTCGCCGGCGTCGACGACGCGCAGGCCAGCGCGGAGTTCCAGGAGTGGCTTGACGTCCAGAGTCGCTTTCACGACTATTCCTACCGGAACACGCTCCTCATCAAGCGGCAGTGTCCCGAGGCGAGCCGGGTGGCGGGCTACCGGACGTGGCAGGAGGAGTTCGATCGCCACGTCACGGAGGGTGAGTCGGCCATCTGGATCTGGGCACCGATCATCACCAAGCAGTGCCCGGAGTGCGAGAACTCCCCGAGCTACCACGAGGACAGCGACTGTGAGTACGATGAGACCCCGCCCGAGGAGTGGTCCGAGGGCCTGGTCGGGTTCAAGCCCGCGCCGGTGTTCGATGTCTCCCAGACCGAGGGCGAGCCGCTTCCTGATCTCGACACGGAAGCGACCGGGGACACCGGCGACCTCGTCGAGCAGTTGACTGCCGCCGCTGATGACCTCGGCGTGACGGTGCGGATCGTTCCAGCCGAGGAGTGGACCCACGGCGAGGCGAAGGGCATCTGCGAGCAGCTGAGCCTCGTCGACGTCCAGCCGCTCGTCGAGGTGCGTGATCGGGAGAACGAGGCCGACCTCGCGCGGACGCTAATTCACGAGTACGCCCACGCTCTGCTCCACTTCGACATCGACGACGACACCGAGCGAGCGAAACGCGAAGTCGAGGCCGAGGCCGTCGCGTACGTCGTCGGGCGGTACTGTGGACTGGATACTAGCGGGTCGGCGTTCTACCTCGCTGCGTGGGAGTCGGACGATTCCGAGGTCGTTCGCGACCGACTCGGGCGGATCAGTCGGACGGCAGAGGAACTCATCGACGTTCTCGAAGGCTGA
- a CDS encoding CBS domain-containing protein yields MEFFTAADVLSHRTAATPDEPVTVDLDDSIQNALTLMLEHDFDQLPVVSDDGVEGTVTYKSVAKYVKSMDDPRVEETSVKIALNTNPEFVDRDHDIFELFDTLAEDDYVLIGDQDGLDGILTRYDILYFLEHQVEPFLQIGEIEESLRHLFRASFDDLDQAIDETFADRAEHDESYETPDCPEDFSFDDYRMFIMRNLDHLPPRLSQERDMVESLLEDIRETRNALLHFRAEADEVDRDQLDMAHGYFTGIASTV; encoded by the coding sequence ATGGAATTCTTCACGGCGGCCGACGTTCTCAGCCACAGAACGGCCGCGACACCAGATGAGCCCGTAACTGTCGATCTGGATGACTCGATTCAGAATGCCTTGACGCTCATGCTGGAACACGATTTTGACCAGCTCCCAGTGGTGAGCGATGATGGTGTTGAGGGTACAGTCACGTACAAATCGGTCGCAAAATACGTGAAGTCAATGGACGATCCGCGGGTCGAGGAGACCTCCGTCAAAATCGCCCTGAATACGAATCCCGAGTTCGTGGACCGAGACCACGATATTTTCGAGTTGTTCGATACGCTTGCCGAGGATGACTATGTCCTGATTGGCGACCAAGATGGCCTGGACGGGATCCTGACCCGCTACGATATCCTCTATTTCCTCGAACATCAGGTCGAACCGTTCCTCCAGATTGGCGAGATCGAGGAAAGTCTCCGCCACCTGTTCCGTGCATCCTTTGATGACCTAGACCAGGCTATCGACGAGACGTTCGCCGATCGCGCTGAGCATGACGAGAGCTATGAGACGCCTGATTGCCCCGAAGACTTCTCGTTCGATGACTATCGGATGTTCATAATGCGAAACCTCGATCACCTGCCACCACGCCTCTCACAGGAACGCGATATGGTCGAAAGCCTGCTTGAAGATATTCGCGAGACGCGGAACGCGCTTCTCCATTTCCGGGCCGAAGCCGATGAGGTTGATCGGGACCAGCTAGATATGGCCCATGGGTACTTCACTGGCATTGCAAGTACCGTGTAG
- a CDS encoding DUF7563 family protein — MPECQNCGSFVTAQYARVFTPDNVDTPRVCPYCPDKLRDGADVRSARSNRRSA, encoded by the coding sequence ATGCCCGAATGCCAGAACTGCGGGTCCTTCGTTACTGCACAGTATGCTCGTGTGTTTACCCCGGATAATGTCGATACGCCACGGGTGTGTCCGTACTGTCCGGACAAACTCCGCGACGGTGCCGACGTCCGCTCTGCGCGGTCAAACCGGCGCTCTGCGTAA
- a CDS encoding helix-turn-helix domain-containing protein → MSTSDQPPSDLDSVRERLNVVTQETRFALLQDILGHPSELPTLKELDYVNPSKSQTTIRQHLQQLVDAGVVEEVLLPEDRRQNDLPYKFYGISESGRQFLEDHKLLRAQDTLREIYDRVEKTDDIKRYETAPRPER, encoded by the coding sequence ATGAGTACCTCCGATCAGCCGCCAAGCGATCTCGATTCCGTACGGGAGCGACTCAACGTCGTCACCCAGGAGACGCGGTTCGCGCTCCTCCAGGACATCCTCGGGCATCCGTCGGAACTACCGACGCTGAAGGAACTCGACTACGTCAACCCGAGCAAGAGCCAGACGACGATTCGCCAGCACCTCCAGCAGCTCGTCGACGCCGGCGTCGTCGAGGAGGTGCTCTTGCCCGAGGACCGCCGGCAGAACGACCTCCCGTACAAGTTCTACGGGATCAGTGAGAGCGGCCGGCAGTTCCTCGAGGACCACAAGCTCCTCCGCGCACAAGACACGCTTCGAGAAATCTACGACCGGGTCGAGAAGACCGACGACATCAAACGGTACGAGACTGCCCCGCGACCCGAGCGCTGA
- a CDS encoding orc1/cdc6 family replication initiation protein has product MPNNESTQTTVDEILNVDEDNEEDESNIFEKPWLLEIDNVPDANRIVGRDDHITFLAKNLRKMRTNSVPDNVLEWGETGTGKTLVARHVCERLEAATDGTDSPIVTAYINPDPISTYTSTFRKIAEQVNAKAENPLEVPYQGLSAEHYRDQKLWPVVQREFSGGLVVIIDEIDKHGEVNEVLYTLSRTQSKDDVDFPVLTIGISNDIEFKGEIESRVQSTLQPEHRTFTPYEEDQLIAILENRRDAFYDGVLDDEVIPTTAELAAEEHGDARRAVRLFRNAGEIADEEGDDIVTAEHVHEADELVEVELFMEMVKGTPLSGKLLLFALTRLDRNNPEKEWFRTSEIHEVYQTVARDVEVEPKGYNRALELLNKHVTTGVLESKKKEGGDQGKFRSYSLQGDVESTRTGLINSTPELQTLMGW; this is encoded by the coding sequence ATGCCAAACAACGAATCCACGCAAACGACCGTCGACGAGATCTTGAATGTCGACGAGGACAACGAAGAAGACGAATCGAATATTTTTGAAAAACCGTGGCTGCTCGAAATCGATAACGTACCAGACGCCAACCGGATCGTCGGCCGTGACGACCACATCACGTTCTTGGCGAAGAATCTCCGGAAAATGCGGACGAACAGCGTTCCGGACAACGTTCTAGAGTGGGGTGAAACCGGGACAGGGAAGACACTAGTTGCAAGGCACGTCTGTGAGCGCCTCGAAGCAGCAACGGACGGGACGGATTCGCCCATCGTTACAGCCTACATTAACCCGGACCCGATTTCTACGTATACCTCCACCTTCCGAAAGATTGCAGAACAGGTGAACGCCAAAGCGGAAAACCCGCTTGAAGTTCCCTATCAGGGCCTTTCAGCAGAACACTACCGGGATCAGAAGTTGTGGCCCGTCGTTCAGCGGGAATTCTCGGGTGGGCTCGTCGTCATTATCGACGAAATCGACAAGCACGGCGAGGTCAACGAAGTACTCTACACGCTTTCACGGACACAATCGAAAGACGACGTGGATTTCCCAGTCCTCACGATCGGGATTTCAAACGACATCGAATTCAAAGGCGAAATCGAGTCCCGGGTGCAATCCACACTCCAACCGGAACACCGAACGTTCACGCCGTACGAAGAAGATCAGCTTATCGCGATCCTCGAGAATCGCCGCGACGCGTTTTACGACGGAGTCCTCGATGACGAAGTGATACCAACAACAGCCGAACTCGCAGCTGAAGAACACGGAGACGCTCGACGCGCAGTTCGATTGTTCCGCAATGCGGGTGAAATTGCCGACGAGGAAGGAGACGACATCGTGACCGCTGAGCACGTCCACGAGGCCGACGAACTCGTCGAGGTCGAACTCTTTATGGAAATGGTGAAAGGGACGCCGTTGTCCGGGAAGTTACTCCTCTTTGCACTCACACGACTTGATCGGAACAACCCGGAGAAGGAGTGGTTCCGTACGTCCGAGATCCACGAGGTGTACCAAACAGTCGCAAGAGATGTTGAAGTGGAGCCGAAGGGGTACAATCGCGCACTTGAACTCCTGAACAAACACGTGACGACTGGCGTTCTCGAATCCAAGAAGAAGGAAGGCGGCGATCAAGGAAAGTTCAGATCGTACTCACTCCAGGGTGACGTCGAGAGCACTCGAACTGGGCTGATCAATTCGACACCGGAGCTCCAGACGTTGATGGGATGGTGA
- a CDS encoding type B DNA-directed DNA polymerase, which translates to MPFTFDFLDDGRVLEWETTADGAVATEREDYSPRFYVASRAPDDEIDLTRLRSVYERHPDVVATDIVARRPGFRRDDEDVLAVDVVHIDRITSLARQARQLSEYPVGDLACFNVDLSREFRYCLENDVDPTPTSDLSTLRLDVPLTETTGDAYTELAVGGETVTGPPADILTTVQAALDDHDPDVLVCSTSEIVPTLYEMAASNGADNFSLSRTPEGDFQQLASRSTYASYGRVGHSPARYNVPGRAIIDRSNTFFFGETNIDGVLDLVSRSRKPIQEAAWASIGNILTAIQICEAHERGVLVPWHSWRHEKFKSTGVLHDADRGGFIFAPEVGLHEDVHELDFSSLYPNIICTHNVSPDVIRCECHRDREDVPGLGYSICDDRGYLVDVLQPIIDARDEIKAAIRREQERDEPDEERLDELEGRSGALKWILVACFGYQGFNNAKYGRIECHEAINAFAREILLTAKQRLEAGGWRVVHGIVDSIWVTPNPDVDDEDRESLEALATEITEAVDIRLEYESHYDWVAFVPQRESDAGALTKYFGKVVDEDEFKIRGIEARQRSTPPFIEDVQRECLDRLDTTQSPEAVLSCLDRAVSKLHAGEVAVERLVERNRVSKPLDGYTQNTQNVAALKRARDQDLAVHPGQDIEYVVVDDEKSSRERVVLAHEEVETYDPSYYETQLVRAVESVLSPLGWDQTDIRRSLAETREVELTDFTMTWNG; encoded by the coding sequence ATGCCATTCACATTCGATTTCCTTGATGATGGCCGTGTCCTCGAATGGGAGACGACGGCTGACGGCGCCGTCGCGACCGAACGCGAAGACTACTCGCCGCGCTTCTACGTCGCATCCCGCGCACCAGATGACGAGATCGACCTCACGAGACTCCGCAGCGTGTACGAACGGCACCCGGACGTCGTCGCGACCGATATCGTCGCCCGGCGGCCAGGCTTCCGTCGCGACGACGAGGACGTCCTCGCCGTCGACGTTGTCCACATCGATCGGATCACCTCGCTGGCTCGACAGGCACGCCAGCTGTCCGAGTACCCTGTGGGGGATCTCGCCTGCTTCAATGTCGATCTCTCGCGGGAGTTTCGGTACTGTCTCGAGAACGATGTAGATCCGACGCCAACGAGCGATCTCTCGACGCTGCGACTCGACGTCCCACTCACAGAGACAACAGGCGATGCGTATACCGAACTTGCCGTCGGCGGCGAGACGGTCACGGGCCCGCCAGCAGATATCCTGACGACAGTCCAAGCTGCGCTTGACGACCACGATCCGGACGTCCTCGTCTGCTCGACGAGCGAGATCGTCCCGACCCTGTACGAGATGGCTGCCAGCAATGGCGCCGACAATTTCTCGTTGAGCCGGACCCCAGAGGGCGATTTCCAGCAGCTCGCGAGCCGCTCGACCTACGCGAGCTACGGCCGCGTCGGGCACTCGCCGGCGCGCTACAACGTGCCCGGAAGAGCAATCATCGACCGATCGAACACGTTCTTCTTTGGCGAGACCAACATCGACGGCGTCCTCGACCTGGTCTCGCGGTCGCGCAAGCCGATACAGGAGGCAGCCTGGGCGTCGATCGGCAACATCCTCACAGCCATCCAGATCTGTGAAGCCCACGAACGCGGCGTCCTCGTCCCGTGGCACTCCTGGCGCCACGAGAAATTCAAATCAACAGGGGTGCTCCACGATGCCGATCGTGGTGGGTTCATCTTCGCACCTGAGGTCGGACTCCACGAGGATGTCCACGAACTCGATTTCTCCTCGTTGTATCCGAACATCATCTGCACGCACAACGTCTCGCCGGACGTGATTCGCTGCGAGTGCCATCGCGACCGCGAGGACGTCCCCGGACTCGGGTACTCGATCTGTGACGACCGGGGCTACCTCGTCGACGTCCTCCAGCCGATCATCGATGCGCGCGACGAGATCAAAGCCGCCATCCGTCGCGAACAAGAGCGTGACGAGCCTGATGAGGAGCGCCTCGACGAACTCGAAGGGCGGTCGGGGGCGCTGAAGTGGATCCTCGTCGCCTGCTTTGGGTACCAAGGCTTTAACAACGCCAAATACGGGCGCATCGAGTGCCACGAGGCAATCAATGCGTTCGCGCGCGAGATTTTGTTGACGGCGAAGCAACGCCTCGAAGCCGGCGGCTGGCGTGTCGTCCACGGCATCGTCGACTCCATCTGGGTGACCCCAAACCCCGACGTCGACGACGAGGACCGCGAGTCCCTCGAGGCCCTCGCGACCGAGATCACCGAAGCAGTCGACATCCGCCTCGAGTATGAATCGCACTATGACTGGGTGGCGTTCGTCCCACAACGCGAGAGCGACGCCGGCGCACTAACGAAGTATTTCGGAAAGGTCGTCGATGAGGACGAGTTCAAGATCAGAGGCATCGAAGCCCGCCAGCGGTCGACGCCACCATTTATTGAGGACGTCCAGCGAGAATGCCTCGATCGCCTCGATACGACGCAGTCACCAGAGGCAGTCCTCAGCTGTCTCGACCGTGCAGTCTCGAAACTCCATGCCGGTGAGGTAGCGGTGGAGCGACTCGTCGAACGGAATCGTGTCTCCAAACCACTCGACGGCTATACCCAGAACACACAGAACGTCGCAGCGCTGAAACGGGCTCGCGACCAGGACCTCGCTGTCCATCCCGGGCAAGATATTGAGTACGTCGTGGTTGATGACGAGAAATCCTCACGGGAACGCGTCGTACTCGCCCACGAAGAGGTCGAAACATACGATCCATCGTATTACGAGACACAACTCGTCCGCGCTGTCGAAAGCGTCCTCTCGCCCTTGGGTTGGGATCAGACGGATATTCGACGGAGTCTCGCCGAGACACGAGAGGTAGAGTTGACCGATTTTACAATGACCTGGAATGGATGA
- a CDS encoding SAVED domain-containing protein: MTDPTGRVFLSYKHEQTDIANFLQTELERHGVPIWRDIFDLKPEPLRDEIIDQLENPETASGIALVSEGVADSDIILNDELPGFNKRWDEDDEFFVVVVPCPDISVGEAKSILNEAPILHDFSAWKMLPLEETTSDKATEIVQAVLSERIERIDGYLPDGEPLECSLDTYESPAHDNDPAIAIDWSRSFEHGPPSQEVWNQRLLPALTTVTDSLIQNASGRTLRFRGRTHLPAAFAAGYCLPTTRRIQATWMQPTGPAGMTEWRLDIDEEESGLEGDLQRQPNHGAELAVLVNIAADVQPEIDQMHNDLPDFNGILRLTPEDGPGVELSPAQAAHAAGVFRTKVRDAIKELSKTSTIHLFIAGPMGLAFLFGRNSNTLRPIQTYLYSKDEGRYYPAGRLQNQSLSDGSDTASEEQ, translated from the coding sequence ATGACTGATCCAACTGGCCGTGTATTTCTCAGCTATAAGCACGAACAGACGGACATCGCCAACTTCCTGCAAACGGAACTCGAGCGACACGGGGTGCCGATTTGGCGGGATATCTTCGATTTGAAGCCAGAGCCACTCAGAGATGAGATTATCGACCAGTTGGAGAACCCGGAAACGGCCAGTGGTATTGCGCTCGTCAGTGAGGGCGTAGCCGACTCCGACATCATTCTCAACGACGAGTTGCCGGGATTCAACAAGCGCTGGGACGAGGATGACGAGTTTTTCGTGGTCGTTGTGCCATGTCCCGATATCAGCGTTGGAGAAGCCAAATCGATACTCAACGAGGCACCGATCCTCCACGACTTTTCCGCCTGGAAAATGCTCCCCCTAGAGGAGACCACGTCTGACAAAGCTACAGAGATCGTCCAGGCCGTCTTATCAGAGCGCATCGAGCGGATAGATGGGTATTTGCCGGACGGTGAGCCCCTCGAATGTTCACTTGATACCTACGAATCGCCCGCTCACGACAACGATCCAGCGATTGCTATTGACTGGTCGAGATCGTTCGAACATGGTCCACCATCCCAAGAAGTATGGAACCAGCGTCTACTCCCGGCGTTAACTACGGTAACGGACAGTCTCATTCAAAACGCATCGGGCCGCACCCTCCGATTCCGTGGCCGAACGCATCTTCCCGCTGCGTTCGCGGCCGGTTACTGTCTTCCAACCACACGTCGTATCCAAGCAACGTGGATGCAACCCACCGGTCCTGCCGGGATGACAGAATGGAGACTCGATATCGACGAAGAGGAAAGCGGGTTAGAAGGAGATCTCCAGCGACAACCGAATCACGGAGCGGAGCTGGCGGTGCTCGTCAACATCGCTGCCGATGTGCAACCGGAGATCGACCAAATGCATAACGACCTTCCGGATTTCAACGGTATTCTCAGATTGACACCGGAAGATGGGCCTGGTGTGGAATTGTCCCCGGCACAGGCAGCCCATGCTGCAGGTGTTTTCCGTACCAAGGTACGAGACGCAATCAAAGAACTATCAAAAACATCGACTATTCATCTCTTCATAGCTGGCCCGATGGGGCTCGCCTTTCTCTTCGGGCGAAACTCAAACACTCTTAGACCGATCCAGACCTACCTCTACAGCAAAGACGAGGGTCGGTACTATCCTGCTGGTCGATTACAGAATCAGTCACTTTCAGACGGCTCAGACACCGCCTCAGAAGAGCAATAG
- a CDS encoding ThiF family adenylyltransferase, producing the protein MPPHEITEAVAAIAERDGVTVLKEPYRHDSNGRWIVKIRLSPDDLEPHPDVPRETDWYLHLRDTYPAGSIGIYPADQEENTISATFPHQKLNVAGSNDTPWRRGDICVARYGHTLSQTGATGEPSTSRDRLCWHMDRALRWLSNAAKGELREPDEPFEIPAFDTNSASATTIAFNETQESFSEWRETYGQWGTVNLRSLPTAEETYATGTFKDSDDEVVYQPQWGGYIDANPEDSVSGAWALLEEVPIEPPWEAPGTWQDLEGFFDGTETDPYELRANIKPVLDDEPVKILLIGFPIPATVDGDPEIIYWQPIEIQEFKDPNDLSGGFRDTGKGPEIAERREAGEEQIRWLDSDNWSHEQLTRRGHMTEWFLDRNIVLIGAGALGSMVAENLVRAGCQQLTIVDNDTYEIGNVARHTLTIDEVGRNKATAIADRLESIAPYAQVFDVDSAFPPSGELPESIREAEVVIDCTASRGVRRALDAIRWNHPVVFCSAAMGRRASRLFCFTAYSHTFPYSDYNEAFDPWRLQEQIEWDEDEDAIPERVGCWHPASVIRTDRVMTWAGTVTRLLDQATALSLRENHFTVLETGSGDELPTISQATPPFQDGTIWRAPESPITVQIPATCLEAMYERCREEHPCETGGILAGTDRLDGPALVVNARDPPRDSIQEPTRFLRGTDKVEEWLKDARESIGIDYLGEWHYHPGASPDLSRVDRTAMNDIANDDGYDCPHPLLFIVGQDEEGQFTINAYLFHDSKEYEQLERIDNPDAATTLNVGDDI; encoded by the coding sequence GTGCCACGCGAGACGGACTGGTATCTCCATCTACGGGATACGTACCCCGCAGGTTCAATTGGGATCTACCCTGCAGATCAAGAAGAGAACACCATTTCCGCCACATTCCCCCACCAGAAGCTGAACGTGGCTGGGAGCAACGATACTCCATGGCGAAGAGGCGATATCTGTGTTGCTCGGTATGGGCACACCCTCAGTCAAACGGGAGCCACCGGCGAACCCAGCACAAGCCGTGATCGGCTCTGTTGGCATATGGACCGAGCACTGCGGTGGTTAAGTAATGCTGCGAAAGGGGAACTCCGGGAACCAGACGAACCGTTTGAAATCCCGGCCTTCGATACGAACTCGGCTTCGGCCACGACCATCGCATTCAATGAGACGCAGGAGTCGTTCTCAGAATGGAGGGAGACGTATGGACAGTGGGGGACGGTCAATCTCCGCTCGTTGCCAACTGCTGAAGAGACATACGCGACTGGTACGTTCAAAGATAGCGACGATGAAGTCGTCTATCAGCCACAATGGGGTGGATACATCGATGCGAATCCTGAGGACTCTGTTTCCGGAGCGTGGGCACTGTTAGAAGAGGTGCCGATTGAACCCCCGTGGGAGGCCCCGGGAACGTGGCAAGATTTGGAAGGGTTTTTCGATGGCACCGAGACCGACCCGTACGAACTACGGGCAAATATCAAGCCCGTTTTGGACGATGAACCGGTCAAGATTCTTCTAATCGGGTTCCCCATCCCAGCTACGGTCGACGGCGACCCCGAGATCATTTATTGGCAACCAATCGAGATCCAGGAGTTCAAGGACCCGAATGACCTTTCCGGCGGATTTCGAGATACTGGAAAGGGGCCAGAGATAGCCGAACGACGGGAAGCTGGAGAGGAACAGATTCGGTGGCTGGACTCGGACAACTGGTCGCATGAGCAGCTCACCAGACGCGGGCATATGACAGAGTGGTTTCTGGATCGCAACATCGTACTCATTGGAGCGGGAGCGCTCGGCAGTATGGTTGCCGAGAACCTCGTTCGAGCCGGCTGTCAGCAGCTTACCATCGTCGACAACGACACGTATGAGATCGGCAACGTGGCTCGCCACACACTAACAATCGATGAGGTAGGACGAAACAAGGCGACAGCAATCGCGGACCGGCTCGAATCCATTGCACCGTACGCCCAAGTCTTTGATGTGGATAGCGCCTTTCCACCGAGCGGTGAGTTGCCGGAGTCAATTAGAGAAGCGGAGGTAGTAATTGACTGTACCGCGTCACGGGGAGTTCGTCGCGCTCTGGATGCGATTAGATGGAATCACCCGGTCGTGTTTTGCTCCGCTGCGATGGGTCGGCGAGCGAGCCGGTTGTTCTGCTTCACAGCTTACTCACATACCTTTCCGTACAGCGATTACAACGAAGCGTTCGATCCATGGCGGTTGCAAGAACAGATCGAATGGGACGAAGACGAGGATGCCATCCCCGAGCGAGTCGGCTGCTGGCACCCAGCATCAGTTATCCGAACGGACCGGGTGATGACGTGGGCAGGGACAGTGACACGACTTCTCGATCAGGCGACGGCATTGAGCCTGCGCGAGAATCACTTCACCGTACTCGAGACCGGTAGTGGCGACGAGCTGCCGACCATTTCACAGGCCACACCTCCCTTCCAGGACGGAACTATATGGCGAGCACCGGAATCACCAATCACCGTACAGATTCCGGCCACGTGTCTTGAAGCGATGTATGAGCGCTGTCGGGAAGAACACCCCTGTGAAACGGGCGGTATTCTCGCTGGAACCGACCGTCTCGATGGGCCAGCACTGGTGGTGAATGCCCGCGACCCACCGCGGGACTCCATTCAAGAACCAACTCGATTCCTCCGCGGAACCGACAAAGTCGAGGAGTGGCTCAAAGACGCCAGGGAGAGCATTGGCATCGACTATCTCGGTGAATGGCACTACCATCCCGGCGCTTCACCCGATCTCAGTCGGGTCGATCGGACTGCGATGAATGACATCGCCAACGACGACGGCTACGACTGTCCGCATCCGCTCCTCTTCATCGTTGGACAGGACGAAGAAGGTCAATTCACGATCAACGCCTATCTATTCCATGATAGTAAGGAATACGAGCAGTTAGAACGGATTGACAACCCAGATGCAGCTACAACTCTCAACGTCGGTGACGATATATGA